A region of the Bacteroidota bacterium genome:
ACATCAGCACATTAATTTCCCGGCTGTTCAATTGGTACATCGGTACATTACCACATTGGTACATTATTTTTAACTTTGCAAAAACCACATTAACATGAAAAACCTAATCTTATTCGCATTACTGTTGTTCAGTTTAAATGCATCTACACAGGTTATCAATATCGAAGATAAGCGTATAAAGACCGATACAGTTGGGTGGGCCGGGAGTGGCGAAGCGGCTATGTATCTGAATAAAAACAATGATTTTGTTTTGTCGTTTAATACGGATATTCATATCCAGTATAAAAATAAAAAGAGTTTGTTTTTATTACTTACCGATGTAGCCAGTGTGCAGGTAAATGAGACGCAGAGTTTTGTGAATTCAGGGTTCCAACATTTTCGGTATAATTATAAAATCCGCGACCGCTTTGTTTGGGAGGCGTTTATTCAAGGTCAGTATAATGAACCTCTGGCAATAGATTACCGGATTTTAGTAGGAACGGGTCCGCGCTTTAAATTAATTGGTACTGACAAATTCAGATTATATACTGCTGCTTTATATATGAATGAAAATGAAAAGAACGCCGACATTGTGACCGTTCAAAATAATCACCGCCTGAGCAGTTATGTTTCTTTTACTTTATCGCCTAACGATCAGTTTTCGCTGGTTAGTACAACATATTTTCAACCATTGTTCAACGATTTTTCTGATAGAAGAATTTCTACCAGTTTCGATTTAAAAAGTTTCCTCACCAAAAAATTATATCTTGACTTAAATTATAATTTACTGGACGATTCTCGACCTGCGGAAGGTGTGGTAAATACCATTTATGAGATGACTGCCGGAATTGGATTGGAATTTTAAACGCGATATCAATTAATAGCGTCTTTCAACTCATTTAATTTCATGAGGGCCTCAATCGGGCTCAAACTGTTGATATCCAGATTTTCGAGTAATTCCCGTATTTTAATTAATTGCGGGTCATCCATGCTGAACATATTGAGCTGATATTGTTGTGTCTGAATTTTTTTGAGTTTATCTTTCAGGTCAACACCAATATGTTTATCTTCTAATTGTTTTAAAATTTCATTCGCGCGTGTAACTATACCCGGAGGCATACCGGCCATACGTGCTACGTGAATACCAAAACTATGTTTACTGCCACCTTTTTGCAGTTTTCGCAGAAAAATTA
Encoded here:
- a CDS encoding DUF481 domain-containing protein, producing the protein MKNLILFALLLFSLNASTQVINIEDKRIKTDTVGWAGSGEAAMYLNKNNDFVLSFNTDIHIQYKNKKSLFLLLTDVASVQVNETQSFVNSGFQHFRYNYKIRDRFVWEAFIQGQYNEPLAIDYRILVGTGPRFKLIGTDKFRLYTAALYMNENEKNADIVTVQNNHRLSSYVSFTLSPNDQFSLVSTTYFQPLFNDFSDRRISTSFDLKSFLTKKLYLDLNYNLLDDSRPAEGVVNTIYEMTAGIGLEF